A window of Longispora fulva contains these coding sequences:
- a CDS encoding ROK family transcriptional regulator encodes MSSRQQGVAAVGQDSEAMRRRNESAVLRTVLAHGAVARAEIARHAGLSAPSVTKVVVRLIEAGALRELAPQASAELGRPRVPLTLEGTAAVALGVHIGLLRTTIGLVGLDGTVRAQVALPHEIQPEPLVAQAADAVDAFLAEHLGDQRLVGTGVSIGGWVDEDAGVVVEHPALGWTDVPLLAMLRDKVPGPIRLGQNTRATAQAEMWFGAGRDVHDLALVFVGNVVGVATVVGGVIQRGPRSAAGSVDHAPVDGGTLQSRASDTAVLAEARAQGLPVADFDAVVDLARAGDATADAILRTRARYVGRAVAMLADLLNPSRIVLAGGVVAIPAHVDEVRAEASARAHRLAADLGDRILPTTFGEGSLVVSSAAALLEDLLADPLAFLEEPR; translated from the coding sequence GTGAGCAGCAGGCAACAGGGCGTGGCCGCCGTGGGGCAGGACTCCGAGGCGATGCGTCGACGTAACGAGTCGGCGGTCCTCCGGACGGTCTTGGCGCACGGCGCCGTCGCCCGAGCGGAGATCGCCCGGCACGCCGGCCTGTCGGCGCCCAGCGTCACGAAGGTCGTCGTCCGGCTGATCGAGGCCGGCGCCCTGCGCGAGCTCGCCCCACAGGCTTCGGCCGAACTCGGCCGGCCCAGGGTCCCGCTCACCCTGGAGGGCACCGCCGCCGTGGCCCTGGGCGTGCACATCGGACTGTTGCGCACCACGATCGGCCTCGTCGGCCTCGACGGCACCGTTCGGGCCCAGGTCGCGCTGCCCCACGAGATCCAACCCGAGCCGCTGGTGGCCCAGGCCGCCGACGCCGTCGACGCGTTCCTCGCCGAGCACCTCGGCGATCAGCGGCTCGTCGGCACCGGGGTGAGCATCGGCGGCTGGGTGGACGAGGACGCCGGCGTCGTGGTCGAACACCCGGCGCTCGGCTGGACCGATGTCCCGCTGCTGGCGATGCTGCGCGACAAGGTGCCCGGGCCCATCCGGCTCGGGCAGAACACCCGCGCGACCGCGCAGGCGGAGATGTGGTTCGGGGCTGGGCGCGACGTGCACGACCTGGCCCTGGTGTTCGTCGGCAACGTGGTCGGCGTCGCCACCGTCGTCGGCGGCGTCATCCAGCGTGGGCCCCGCTCGGCCGCCGGCAGCGTCGACCACGCGCCGGTCGACGGCGGGACCCTGCAGTCCAGGGCCAGCGATACGGCCGTGCTCGCCGAGGCCCGGGCACAGGGACTCCCGGTCGCCGACTTCGACGCCGTCGTCGACCTGGCCCGTGCCGGCGACGCGACGGCCGACGCGATCCTGCGCACCCGCGCCCGGTACGTCGGGCGGGCCGTGGCCATGCTCGCCGACCTGCTCAACCCGTCCCGGATCGTCCTGGCAGGTGGCGTGGTCGCCATCCCGGCCCATGTGGACGAGGTGCGCGCCGAGGCCAGCGCCCGGGCGCACCGCCTGGCGGCGGACCTGGGCGACCGCATTCTTCCCACCACCTTCGGCGAGGGTTCGCTGGTGGTGTCCTCCGCGGCGGCGCTGCTGGAGGACCTGCTGGCCGACCCTCTCGCGTTCCTTGAGGAGCCACGATGA
- a CDS encoding glycosyltransferase — translation MRILFTFIGGSGHFHPLVPVARAAQAAGHTVAVAGGGTMVTTIEEAGFTAFATSPPRPRRAPDHGPLEPADPAGEARHLREGFAGTGARRHAAVLPGIVARWRPDLLVRDEVDFGAAIVAELLGLPCATVLVLAAGTFLRPEIVAEPLHELRAEKGLPPDPALTMLERGLVLSPFAPSFRSPAAPLPPTAFSYRATAGAPARAATTRPTVYFTLGTIYTHPELHTRVLTGLRDLPADIIMTVGEHIDPAGFGPQPAHVRIERFIPQDELLPRCDLVVSHGGSGSMIGTLTHGLPAVLLPMGADQPHNAARCVELGVGRALDPITVTPDEVRQAVSAVLAEPGYRRAAARIQTEISTLPPVAATVAALERLRG, via the coding sequence GTGCGGATCTTGTTCACGTTCATCGGTGGCAGCGGCCACTTCCACCCGTTGGTCCCCGTCGCCCGCGCCGCCCAGGCTGCCGGGCACACGGTGGCCGTGGCCGGCGGCGGGACCATGGTCACCACGATCGAGGAGGCTGGCTTCACCGCGTTCGCCACCAGCCCGCCCCGGCCCCGACGGGCACCGGACCACGGGCCGCTGGAGCCCGCCGACCCGGCAGGGGAGGCACGGCACCTGCGGGAGGGCTTCGCTGGAACCGGGGCCCGGCGGCACGCCGCTGTACTGCCCGGCATCGTCGCGCGGTGGCGTCCTGACCTGCTGGTCCGCGACGAGGTCGACTTCGGCGCCGCGATCGTCGCCGAGCTGCTCGGCCTGCCCTGCGCGACCGTGCTTGTCCTGGCGGCCGGGACGTTCCTACGCCCGGAGATCGTCGCCGAGCCGCTGCACGAGCTGCGGGCCGAAAAGGGCCTGCCGCCGGATCCGGCGCTGACCATGCTGGAGCGTGGGCTAGTGCTGTCGCCGTTCGCGCCGAGCTTTCGCAGTCCAGCCGCGCCGCTGCCGCCGACGGCGTTCTCTTACCGGGCCACCGCCGGCGCCCCGGCGCGCGCGGCCACGACGCGGCCGACCGTCTACTTCACCCTCGGCACGATCTACACTCACCCGGAGCTGCACACCCGAGTCCTCACCGGGCTACGGGACCTGCCCGCTGACATCATCATGACCGTCGGCGAACACATCGATCCCGCAGGGTTCGGCCCACAGCCCGCCCACGTGCGGATCGAGCGGTTCATCCCGCAGGACGAACTCCTGCCGCGCTGCGACCTCGTCGTCTCCCACGGCGGTTCGGGCAGCATGATCGGCACTCTCACCCACGGCCTGCCGGCGGTCCTGCTGCCAATGGGCGCCGACCAGCCGCATAACGCGGCGCGTTGCGTCGAACTCGGCGTCGGGCGGGCGCTCGACCCGATCACCGTCACCCCAGACGAGGTCCGCCAGGCGGTTTCGGCGGTACTCGCCGAACCCGGCTACCGGCGGGCAGCAGCCCGGATTCAGACGGAGATCAGCACGCTGCCACCGGTAGCGGCGACAGTCGCCGCGTTGGAGCGCCTGCGCGGCTGA
- a CDS encoding cupin domain-containing protein, whose translation MTEKTTLAPVIRRAGEGEKRWFFGGGVFTWKLGGANEDISLIEVDMVEGKWTPVHTHPVSESMWVLDGQIRYRINDDEHELGAGDFVMVPAGVPHAFIVKSATAKVLGIQPTCECEPFYRGASEPLEGSACIVDFARIAQSAQQNGGIDIVGPPPF comes from the coding sequence ATGACCGAAAAGACGACGCTCGCGCCGGTGATCCGACGGGCAGGCGAGGGCGAGAAGCGATGGTTTTTCGGCGGCGGAGTCTTCACCTGGAAGCTCGGCGGCGCCAACGAGGACATCAGCCTGATCGAGGTCGACATGGTCGAGGGCAAGTGGACCCCGGTCCACACCCACCCGGTCTCGGAGTCGATGTGGGTGCTCGACGGACAGATCCGGTACCGCATCAACGACGATGAACACGAACTCGGGGCCGGCGACTTCGTCATGGTGCCCGCGGGTGTGCCTCACGCCTTCATCGTCAAGAGCGCAACAGCCAAGGTGCTCGGCATCCAGCCCACATGCGAGTGCGAACCCTTCTACCGCGGCGCGAGCGAGCCACTTGAAGGATCGGCGTGCATCGTGGACTTCGCCAGGATCGCGCAGAGCGCCCAGCAAAACGGGGGCATCGACATCGTCGGACCCCCACCCTTCTAG
- a CDS encoding TetR/AcrR family transcriptional regulator: MSTDYLESGRTRQKQRTRDQLIAAARELITAGDTPSVEEVAEAAGISRPTAYRYFASRAELLAAAYPETAVASVLPDPPPAAVDERVAAVAEFVIGRVQEHEPQQRAMLRLSLGEVSHELPLRQGRVIPWFVEALAPMAESIGDEGVHRLALALRAACGIETRVWLSDIAGLAPAEVSALQQWMVDALVKQALETPSTLLANLVVTDSD; this comes from the coding sequence ATGTCAACGGACTACCTCGAGTCAGGTCGCACGCGGCAGAAGCAACGCACCCGCGACCAGCTGATCGCTGCGGCACGCGAGCTGATCACCGCGGGCGACACGCCCAGCGTCGAGGAGGTCGCCGAGGCCGCCGGGATCTCCCGCCCGACCGCCTACCGCTACTTCGCGTCACGCGCCGAACTTCTCGCCGCGGCATACCCGGAGACAGCGGTCGCGTCGGTCCTTCCCGACCCGCCGCCAGCAGCCGTGGACGAACGCGTGGCCGCCGTTGCCGAATTCGTCATCGGCCGCGTGCAGGAGCATGAGCCACAGCAGCGTGCGATGCTGCGCCTCTCGCTGGGCGAGGTGTCCCACGAGCTACCGCTGCGCCAGGGCCGCGTCATTCCGTGGTTCGTCGAGGCGCTCGCGCCCATGGCCGAGTCGATCGGCGACGAAGGCGTCCACAGGCTCGCGTTGGCACTCCGCGCCGCATGCGGCATCGAGACCCGCGTCTGGCTCAGCGACATCGCCGGACTCGCGCCCGCAGAAGTCAGCGCGCTCCAGCAATGGATGGTCGACGCCCTCGTCAAACAGGCCCTCGAAACACCCTCGACGTTGCTCGCGAATTTGGTGGTGACTGATAGTGATTGA
- a CDS encoding HAD family hydrolase: MERAVIVVAFDLDGTLVTAGVIGQRAALAATRAVTGREPDDLPPRAGRTDRAIGLDYLIAAGVDHDDAPGLLDDYLAALHDAAMDLMGDYRALARVLPGARDVLEALHGRDDVVSVLVTGNIRSVAEAKLRVLGLHDLVVWECGGYGDDSTVRAELVHTAWQAASRYTTTPIPPGRVIVVGDTPRDIDAARTAGVAAVAVATGPHTAAELDGADLVLPDLSDPEAVRRILNVCR, translated from the coding sequence GTGGAGCGCGCGGTGATCGTGGTGGCCTTCGACCTTGACGGCACGTTGGTCACGGCCGGGGTGATCGGCCAGCGCGCCGCGCTGGCGGCCACCCGGGCCGTCACCGGCCGCGAACCCGACGACCTCCCGCCCCGCGCGGGCAGGACCGACCGGGCGATAGGCCTGGACTACCTGATCGCCGCAGGAGTCGATCATGACGATGCGCCCGGGCTGCTCGACGACTACCTCGCGGCGCTGCACGACGCGGCCATGGACCTAATGGGCGACTACCGTGCCCTGGCCAGGGTCCTGCCCGGAGCCCGGGACGTGCTGGAGGCCCTGCACGGCCGAGACGATGTGGTTTCGGTGCTGGTCACCGGCAACATCAGGTCGGTCGCCGAAGCCAAGCTGCGGGTCCTCGGGCTGCACGACCTCGTGGTGTGGGAGTGCGGAGGGTACGGCGACGACTCGACCGTGCGCGCCGAACTGGTCCACACCGCCTGGCAGGCGGCGTCGCGGTACACCACCACGCCGATTCCGCCCGGCCGGGTGATCGTGGTCGGTGACACCCCACGCGACATCGACGCCGCCCGCACCGCCGGCGTCGCCGCCGTCGCGGTCGCCACCGGCCCGCACACCGCCGCCGAACTCGACGGCGCCGACCTCGTCCTTCCCGACCTGTCCGACCCGGAGGCCGTGAGGCGGATTCTCAACGTATGCCGTTGA
- a CDS encoding NUDIX domain-containing protein, with the protein MDHLTDPAHQLRVTGRAVLFHEGAVLLTASGPESDLWHLPGGGLDPGETAAAATVRELREETSLDVVLAELTFVRETSYPLAGGSHRHRIDVVFTATTSEPLTARLGPQPGHTTAVAWIGLESLAELDLRPPELAWLLPRLAAGEPVPRYLTDTETGHQTDQPEAGTR; encoded by the coding sequence GTGGACCACCTGACCGATCCCGCCCACCAGCTGCGGGTCACCGGCCGCGCCGTGCTGTTCCACGAAGGTGCGGTCCTTCTGACCGCCAGCGGCCCGGAAAGCGACCTGTGGCACCTACCCGGGGGAGGCCTCGACCCGGGCGAGACCGCCGCCGCGGCCACCGTCCGCGAGCTGCGGGAAGAGACCAGTCTCGACGTCGTACTCGCCGAATTGACCTTTGTCCGCGAGACGTCCTACCCGCTTGCGGGCGGCAGCCACCGCCACCGCATCGACGTCGTCTTCACTGCCACCACTTCCGAGCCGCTGACCGCGCGCCTCGGACCACAACCCGGGCACACCACCGCCGTCGCCTGGATCGGGCTCGAATCGCTCGCGGAACTGGATCTGCGCCCACCAGAACTGGCCTGGCTCCTGCCGAGGCTCGCCGCCGGCGAACCGGTGCCGAGATACCTCACCGACACCGAGACCGGACACCAGACCGACCAGCCTGAGGCAGGCACGCGATGA
- a CDS encoding phosphotransferase: MSGPKTVGPAWFGTVGDLAADLEALTAATATIDGLHVGAVLHHTDKSLVTDGTYRGEAVVIKLLTARPRDGGPDWAVRHRHEQQVLAAAAIEPPAARVPELMISGTGPVTVTRRLSGARVGEHRYAEHVDSPTAEAICDALTAFASWPATPAARREWWDYPARIEQASAEGILTPPDRRAALRLLAAVGSPRVVQHGDPLPTNLLLDHGRVGLVDLEFVGCYVQGLDLALIDVLIGSGSPAVRATINTRVARDGAGTGYALNLVVLVAREISLHRHLPDLAVRAARHGLLAVELDRARHVLHDADRSTGAST, encoded by the coding sequence ATGAGTGGTCCAAAAACTGTGGGCCCCGCCTGGTTCGGGACAGTGGGCGACCTGGCCGCTGACCTCGAGGCGTTGACTGCCGCCACCGCGACGATCGACGGCCTGCACGTGGGGGCCGTCCTGCACCACACCGACAAGTCCCTCGTCACCGATGGCACCTACCGGGGCGAGGCGGTCGTGATCAAGCTCCTCACCGCCCGCCCCCGCGACGGCGGCCCGGATTGGGCAGTGCGGCACCGTCACGAACAGCAGGTCCTCGCCGCCGCAGCGATCGAACCGCCCGCCGCGCGGGTACCCGAGCTGATGATCAGCGGTACCGGGCCGGTGACGGTCACCCGACGGCTGTCGGGCGCGCGGGTCGGCGAGCACCGCTACGCCGAGCACGTCGATTCCCCGACGGCAGAAGCGATCTGCGACGCTCTCACCGCCTTCGCGTCCTGGCCCGCGACGCCGGCGGCTCGCCGGGAGTGGTGGGACTATCCGGCCCGGATCGAACAGGCCAGCGCCGAAGGAATACTCACCCCGCCTGATCGCCGCGCCGCGCTGCGCCTGCTGGCCGCCGTGGGCTCCCCGCGGGTTGTGCAGCACGGCGATCCGCTGCCCACCAACCTTCTCCTCGACCACGGGCGGGTCGGGCTGGTGGACCTGGAGTTCGTCGGCTGCTACGTGCAGGGCCTGGACCTGGCCCTCATCGACGTGCTCATCGGCTCGGGCAGCCCCGCCGTGCGGGCTACGATCAACACCCGCGTCGCCCGCGACGGGGCGGGTACCGGGTACGCGCTCAACCTGGTCGTGCTCGTCGCCCGGGAGATCTCCCTGCACCGCCACCTGCCCGACCTCGCGGTACGCGCCGCCCGCCACGGCCTGCTGGCCGTCGAACTCGACCGCGCACGCCACGTTCTACACGATGCAGACCGATCCACCGGCGCATCGACATGA
- a CDS encoding ABC transporter ATP-binding protein, producing MSRPAEQTAPAQLQTTDSPTVAVEQDLLVEMEADNHWHKYTSQMIDTRFWTVLARLPRLTRLAFGMAWRASARDTVATVVLQVASGLFTAFGLLATQQVLVHLFSSGLTRDKVLAALPSLLVVMAAAVARGGLSTAAGYAQARLKPRVRNAAEVHLLSVTSRVQLSAYDTESYADALDRARNRGLHAVEELVNATIDLLTNTARFTAVAVTLLTIHPLLLPVLIVAALPEGWGAVRAARAEYQASTRWLARARWSWTLGHQLAYRRHAPEVRSYNLRGYLLRRFGLLLDQIQQTELQVAREQTTARVIGGSLAGIGTACVYALLAFLLVEGHLPLAAAVTAVFALQTGGSALRNLIYNVNHVFESGLYVTDVQDTETTTLARQERAGTAAPKAPAEIRLEDVTLTYESADAPALAGVSLTIRRGQTIALVGENGSGKSTLAKILGGLYEPTGGRMLWDDADTSGFSPEAMREHIATISQDFARWPFTAREAVRIGAEPRPVTQADIETSARAAEAHEMILGLPNGYATLLDTSFKGGHDPSQGQWQRLAAARGFHRDAPVIICDEPSAALDPRAEHALFQYLRDGAADRITVLITHRLANVRDADQILVLDHGRVLEHGDHDQLMAADGTYAELFQLQASGYSSERPVA from the coding sequence ATGAGCCGCCCCGCCGAGCAGACCGCCCCCGCCCAACTCCAGACAACCGACAGCCCCACGGTCGCAGTCGAGCAGGACCTGCTGGTCGAGATGGAGGCCGACAACCACTGGCACAAGTACACCAGCCAGATGATCGACACCCGGTTCTGGACGGTGCTGGCGCGGTTGCCGCGGTTGACCCGCCTCGCGTTCGGGATGGCCTGGCGGGCCTCGGCCCGTGACACCGTGGCGACGGTCGTGTTGCAGGTGGCCAGCGGCCTGTTCACGGCGTTCGGGCTGCTGGCGACCCAGCAGGTGCTGGTGCACCTGTTCTCCAGCGGTCTGACCCGCGACAAGGTCCTCGCCGCGTTGCCGTCGCTGCTGGTGGTGATGGCCGCCGCCGTGGCCCGGGGCGGGCTGTCCACCGCGGCCGGCTACGCCCAGGCCCGCCTCAAGCCGAGGGTGCGCAACGCCGCCGAGGTGCACCTGCTGTCGGTGACCAGCCGGGTGCAGTTGTCGGCGTATGACACCGAGTCCTACGCCGACGCCCTCGACCGGGCCCGCAATCGTGGACTGCACGCCGTGGAGGAGCTGGTCAACGCCACCATCGACCTGCTCACCAACACCGCCCGCTTCACCGCCGTCGCCGTCACCCTGCTCACCATCCACCCCCTGCTGCTTCCCGTCCTGATCGTCGCGGCCCTCCCCGAAGGGTGGGGCGCGGTGCGGGCCGCGCGCGCCGAGTACCAGGCGTCGACCCGTTGGCTGGCCCGCGCCCGCTGGTCGTGGACGCTCGGGCACCAGCTCGCCTACCGCCGCCACGCCCCCGAGGTGCGCTCCTACAACCTGCGCGGCTACCTGCTGCGCCGCTTCGGCCTGCTCCTCGACCAGATCCAGCAGACCGAGCTCCAGGTCGCCCGGGAGCAGACCACCGCGCGGGTGATCGGCGGCAGCCTCGCGGGCATCGGTACCGCCTGCGTCTACGCGCTCCTCGCCTTCCTGCTCGTCGAAGGCCACCTGCCCCTGGCCGCCGCAGTGACGGCCGTGTTCGCTTTGCAGACCGGCGGGAGCGCGCTGCGGAACCTGATCTACAACGTCAACCACGTCTTCGAGTCCGGCCTGTACGTCACCGACGTCCAGGACACCGAGACCACCACCCTCGCCCGACAGGAACGCGCCGGCACCGCCGCCCCCAAAGCCCCGGCCGAGATCCGGCTCGAGGACGTGACCTTGACGTACGAGAGCGCTGACGCGCCGGCACTCGCCGGGGTGAGTCTGACCATCCGGCGCGGGCAGACCATCGCGCTGGTGGGGGAGAACGGGTCCGGGAAGTCCACACTCGCCAAGATCCTCGGCGGACTGTACGAGCCGACCGGCGGCCGGATGCTGTGGGACGACGCAGACACGTCGGGCTTCTCGCCGGAGGCGATGCGCGAACACATCGCCACCATCAGCCAGGACTTCGCCCGCTGGCCGTTCACCGCCCGCGAGGCGGTCCGGATCGGCGCCGAGCCCCGGCCCGTCACCCAGGCCGACATCGAGACGTCCGCCCGCGCCGCCGAGGCGCACGAGATGATCCTGGGCCTGCCCAACGGGTACGCCACCCTCCTGGACACCAGCTTCAAGGGCGGCCACGACCCCTCGCAGGGCCAGTGGCAGCGCCTGGCCGCCGCCCGGGGCTTTCACCGCGACGCGCCGGTCATCATCTGCGACGAACCGTCCGCCGCGCTGGACCCGCGGGCCGAACACGCCCTGTTCCAGTACCTGCGCGACGGCGCCGCCGACCGGATCACCGTCCTGATCACCCACCGGCTCGCCAACGTCCGCGACGCCGACCAGATCCTGGTCCTCGACCACGGCCGGGTCCTCGAACACGGCGACCACGACCAGCTGATGGCCGCCGACGGCACGTACGCGGAACTGTTCCAGCTCCAGGCCAGCGGGTACTCGAGTGAGCGGCCTGTCGCATGA